In one window of uncultured Acetobacteroides sp. DNA:
- a CDS encoding M64 family metallopeptidase, giving the protein MKRIQAILLFFCIFLTPAVKAQDAYSSYFTDKSLRIDFLLAGDASAQHVYIDKYSEEPTWAGTRTNLVAPFEYGEYQVKAYDKATGKEIFKVGFSTLFFEWRTTAEAKVLPRAYPQVVTMPFPKAIVDVEFFERNRTTGGWTSLLKTSIDPTSKFISREAKPSYPRKKILDNGTPDKRVDLVFVAEGYTQKQMAKFEKDVREMVDYMFQREPYKSRKSDFNVYAVMAPSETEGPDNPGKGYWSRTPLASTFYTFGTDRYLTTSDYKAVRDAVWDVPTDAIFILTNTDVYGGGGIYNYYAMASSDNKFKGEVMIHEFGHSFAGLADEYFNSETAYEDFYNLKLEPWEPNITTLVNFDAKWKSMLPVGTPIPTIADPNKPRELGVYEGGGYMAKGIYRPIDKCQMRVNTKDGFCPVCQQAISRMIDFYVK; this is encoded by the coding sequence ATGAAAAGAATCCAAGCCATACTCTTGTTCTTTTGCATCTTTTTAACGCCAGCCGTTAAGGCTCAGGATGCGTATAGTAGCTACTTTACGGATAAGTCGTTACGGATTGATTTTCTGCTGGCAGGCGATGCCTCCGCGCAGCATGTGTACATCGACAAGTACTCCGAGGAGCCTACCTGGGCGGGTACGCGCACCAATTTGGTGGCTCCCTTCGAGTATGGCGAGTACCAGGTTAAGGCCTACGACAAGGCTACTGGTAAGGAGATCTTCAAGGTTGGGTTTAGCACCCTCTTCTTCGAGTGGCGCACTACCGCCGAGGCAAAGGTGCTGCCCCGCGCCTATCCGCAGGTGGTAACCATGCCTTTCCCCAAGGCTATCGTCGATGTCGAGTTCTTCGAGCGCAACCGCACCACTGGCGGCTGGACCTCGCTGCTGAAGACCTCAATCGACCCAACCAGCAAGTTCATCAGCCGCGAGGCAAAGCCCAGCTACCCCCGGAAGAAGATCCTCGATAACGGCACCCCCGATAAGAGGGTCGATCTGGTATTCGTAGCCGAAGGGTACACCCAAAAGCAGATGGCGAAGTTCGAAAAGGACGTTCGCGAAATGGTCGACTACATGTTCCAGCGCGAGCCCTACAAGTCGCGCAAGAGCGATTTCAACGTTTATGCCGTAATGGCGCCCTCCGAAACCGAAGGTCCCGACAACCCCGGCAAGGGCTACTGGAGCCGCACGCCGCTTGCCTCCACCTTCTACACCTTCGGAACCGATCGCTACCTCACCACATCCGACTACAAGGCGGTGCGCGATGCCGTTTGGGATGTTCCTACCGATGCCATCTTCATCTTAACCAATACCGACGTTTACGGCGGCGGCGGAATCTACAACTACTACGCCATGGCATCGTCGGACAACAAGTTCAAGGGCGAGGTGATGATCCACGAGTTCGGCCACTCGTTTGCCGGCTTAGCCGACGAGTACTTTAACTCCGAAACCGCCTACGAAGATTTCTACAACCTTAAGTTGGAGCCTTGGGAGCCCAACATCACCACGCTGGTAAACTTCGATGCCAAGTGGAAGTCTATGCTCCCAGTGGGCACGCCAATCCCAACCATTGCCGACCCCAACAAGCCCCGCGAACTGGGCGTTTACGAGGGTGGCGGATACATGGCTAAGGGCATTTACCGCCCAATCGACAAGTGCCAGATGCGCGTAAACACCAAGGATGGGTTCTGCCCAGTTTGCCAGCAGGCCATTTCGCGCATGATCGACTTCTACGTCAAGTAG
- a CDS encoding mechanosensitive ion channel domain-containing protein, protein MNSLEKQAQIATHQGEHIIHRLQDLLSGWGVPESIIIHTRVAISIIIILLVAYLAKKLTDFIVLRVIHQVAAKTKSLWDDFLVERHVFRRLSNLIPALIAYHLTEVALADFSHTYYEVIQMLIRGYSVFVVAWTLDAFLSAANDIYNTTEMAKDRSIKGYIQIGKIIVYFFATIVIVGILADKDPARILLGLGTFAAVLMLVFKDTILGLVASVQLSANDLVKIGDWIEMPNRNIDGKVMDISLTSVKVQNWDFTINSIPTYSLVTESFQNWRGMELAQGRRLKNSIYIDVNSVRLCSDELLDRLAKFPVLSGYLQEVKANLQHETAAANGEHGIAIGVRPSNLNLFRNYVELSLRSNPDIHQELSLLVRYLPAIDKGVPVEYICFSRKKDSNEFENVKAGLLEHFWSVLPEFNLTPFQNPTGADFRRMAEVQQ, encoded by the coding sequence ATGAATTCGCTAGAAAAGCAGGCCCAAATTGCCACGCACCAGGGTGAGCATATCATCCATCGCCTTCAAGACCTCCTTTCGGGATGGGGGGTGCCCGAAAGCATCATCATCCATACCCGCGTGGCCATAAGCATCATCATCATTTTGCTGGTGGCCTACCTGGCCAAGAAGTTAACCGACTTTATCGTCCTTAGGGTTATCCACCAAGTAGCAGCAAAAACCAAATCGCTTTGGGACGACTTCCTGGTGGAACGCCACGTGTTTCGCCGGCTCAGCAACCTGATCCCTGCGCTAATTGCTTACCACCTGACCGAGGTGGCCCTTGCCGACTTCAGCCACACCTACTACGAGGTGATCCAGATGCTGATCCGGGGCTACTCCGTGTTTGTGGTTGCCTGGACGCTGGATGCCTTCCTGAGCGCGGCCAACGATATCTACAATACCACCGAAATGGCCAAGGATAGATCCATTAAGGGGTACATTCAAATCGGGAAGATCATTGTCTACTTCTTTGCAACCATCGTCATTGTGGGCATCCTGGCCGATAAGGACCCCGCCCGCATCCTCCTAGGCCTCGGCACCTTTGCCGCCGTGCTGATGTTGGTGTTCAAGGATACCATCCTGGGGCTGGTGGCCTCCGTGCAGCTCTCGGCCAACGACCTGGTGAAGATCGGCGACTGGATTGAGATGCCCAACCGCAACATCGACGGCAAGGTGATGGACATCAGCCTGACCTCGGTGAAGGTGCAGAACTGGGACTTCACCATCAACTCCATCCCCACCTACTCGCTGGTAACCGAGTCGTTCCAGAACTGGCGCGGTATGGAGCTGGCACAGGGGCGCAGGCTGAAGAACAGCATCTACATCGACGTGAACTCGGTGCGCCTCTGCTCCGACGAACTGCTCGACCGCCTGGCGAAGTTCCCCGTGCTGAGCGGCTACCTCCAGGAGGTGAAGGCCAACCTCCAGCACGAAACCGCGGCCGCCAACGGCGAGCACGGCATCGCCATTGGGGTACGCCCCTCGAACCTCAACCTGTTTAGGAACTACGTGGAGCTGTCGCTGCGCAGCAACCCCGACATCCACCAGGAGCTGAGCCTGCTGGTGCGCTACCTGCCCGCCATCGACAAGGGGGTGCCGGTGGAGTACATCTGCTTCTCGCGCAAGAAGGACTCCAACGAGTTCGAGAACGTGAAGGCAGGGCTGCTGGAGCACTTCTGGTCGGTGCTGCCCGAGTTCAACCTCACGCCGTTCCAGAACCCAACGGGGGCCGACTTTAGGCGGATGGCAGAGGTGCAGCAGTAG
- a CDS encoding hotdog fold thioesterase, whose protein sequence is MDMKSISIDSSLEEINESFKGTLMENLGIVITKIEKGRVEATMPVDHRTMQPVGILHGGATIALAETIAGHGSFLLVDNATRDVRGMQLSTSHISGARDGEVKGIGTIIHQGASTHLWNVDVFQGERLISSIRVTNMIIERR, encoded by the coding sequence ATGGATATGAAGAGCATAAGCATTGATTCTTCGCTCGAAGAGATCAACGAGTCGTTCAAGGGAACTCTTATGGAGAATCTTGGCATAGTAATCACCAAAATCGAAAAGGGTAGGGTTGAGGCAACGATGCCTGTTGATCATAGAACGATGCAGCCTGTAGGGATACTTCACGGAGGGGCTACCATAGCGCTTGCAGAGACGATTGCCGGCCATGGCTCTTTCCTTTTAGTTGATAATGCTACCCGTGATGTTCGCGGCATGCAGCTAAGCACCAGCCATATTTCGGGTGCTCGCGATGGCGAGGTGAAAGGGATTGGAACCATAATTCACCAGGGAGCCTCTACCCATTTATGGAACGTTGATGTGTTTCAGGGCGAACGCCTCATCTCATCAATACGTGTTACCAATATGATTATTGAACGCAGATAG